The following coding sequences lie in one Arabidopsis thaliana chromosome 3, partial sequence genomic window:
- the BOP1 gene encoding Ankyrin repeat family protein / BTB/POZ domain-containing protein (BLADE ON PETIOLE 1 (BOP1); CONTAINS InterPro DOMAIN/s: BTB/POZ (InterPro:IPR013069), BTB/POZ fold (InterPro:IPR011333), BTB/POZ-like (InterPro:IPR000210); BEST Arabidopsis thaliana protein match is: Ankyrin repeat family protein / BTB/POZ domain-containing protein (TAIR:AT2G41370.1).) produces the protein MSNTFEESLKSMSLDYLNLLINGQAFSDVTFSVEGRLVHAHRCILAARSLFFRKFFCESDPSQPGAEPANQTGSGARAAAVGGVIPVNSVGYEVFLLLLQFLYSGQVSIVPHKHEPRSNCGDRGCWHTHCTAAVDLSLDILAAARYFGVEQLALLTQCNFLSRFRRQWTDVFCTPRNFLKME, from the exons ATGAGCAATACTTTCGAAGAATCACTCAAATCTATGTCATTGGATTACCTAAACCTCTTAATCAACGGTCAAGCTTTCTCCGATGTCACTTTCAGCGTCGAAGGCCGTCTAGTCCACGCTCACCGTTGCATCCTCGCTGCTCGTAGCCTCTTCTTCCGCAAATTCTTCTGTGAATCTGATCCTTCGCAACCCGGAGCTGAACCCGCTAACCAAACCGGATCAGGAGCCAGAGCAGCCGCAGTAGGAGGAGTCATACCGGTTAACTCAGTCGGTTACGAAGTTTTCTTACTTCTACTTCAATTCTTGTACAGTGGTCAAGTCTCAATTGTACCACATAAGCACGAGCCAAGATCGAATTGTGGAGATAGAGGATGCTGGCACACGCATTGCACTGCAGCCGTCGATCTCTCTTTAGATATTTTAGCCGCCGCTCGCTACTTTGGCGTCGAGCAGCTCGCGTTGCTTACTCAG TGCAACTTTCTTTCCAGATTTAGACGGCAATGGACTGATGTGTTTTGCACACCGAGAAATTTCCTTAAAATGGAatga